One part of the Streptomyces nigra genome encodes these proteins:
- a CDS encoding TetR/AcrR family transcriptional regulator, whose amino-acid sequence MAKEPGPGPARRASDRGRYGRLNRERVLGAALRLVDREGLSALSMRRLGAELGVEAMALYRYASSKDALLDGLVEALHAELEERLSAGEAADGWRAELRRVALVTYDICLDHPQVVPLLSTRMLAVPLARRPAATLRHHERVLTLFEEAGLDTARSARLFRAFTGWVLGYVSVELQAMVDNPQEPESGFRLGLHHMDPRELPRLRATAPALAERAGRADLTDGLDALMDRFAGPG is encoded by the coding sequence ATGGCGAAGGAGCCCGGACCCGGACCGGCGCGGCGTGCCAGCGACCGGGGCCGCTACGGGCGGCTGAACCGCGAGCGCGTCCTCGGCGCGGCCCTGCGCCTGGTCGACCGGGAGGGCCTGTCGGCCCTGAGCATGCGCCGGCTCGGTGCCGAACTGGGCGTCGAGGCGATGGCCCTGTATCGCTACGCCTCCTCGAAGGACGCTCTGCTGGACGGCCTGGTGGAGGCTCTGCACGCGGAGCTGGAGGAGCGGCTGAGCGCCGGGGAGGCGGCCGACGGCTGGCGGGCCGAGCTGCGCCGGGTGGCGCTGGTGACGTACGACATCTGCCTGGACCATCCACAGGTCGTGCCGCTGCTCTCCACGCGGATGCTGGCCGTGCCGCTCGCCCGGCGCCCGGCGGCGACACTGCGGCATCACGAGCGGGTGCTGACGCTGTTCGAGGAGGCCGGGCTCGACACGGCCCGCTCGGCGCGGCTCTTCCGCGCCTTCACGGGGTGGGTGCTCGGCTATGTGTCGGTGGAGCTGCAGGCCATGGTGGACAACCCGCAGGAGCCGGAGTCCGGGTTCCGGCTGGGGCTGCACCACATGGATCCGCGGGAGCTGCCGCGGCTGCGTGCCACCGCTCCCGCGCTCGCCGAGCGGGCCGGGCGGGCGGATCTGACGGACGGCCTGGACGCGTTGATGGACCGGTTCGCGGGACCAGGCTGA